In the genome of Oncorhynchus clarkii lewisi isolate Uvic-CL-2024 chromosome 22, UVic_Ocla_1.0, whole genome shotgun sequence, one region contains:
- the LOC139380967 gene encoding nuclear factor erythroid 2-related factor 2-like gives MMEIEMPKIHPSQQDIDLIDILWRQDIDLGAGREVFDYCQRQKEHELQQQREQEEDKRLQQQREQEKALLAQLQLDEETGEFVPRLATSGQPLQTATSAAPSQVIQDVSFTVDGDAMSFDECMQLLAETFPLVEATETTSSCLDAAVALAPNSSHIMMKSDPPALTQLPLLPAPLPSQRTSPDLEQAWMELLSLPELQQCLNMQMEDTRELTGGYLPTNTTPEVQDPNYSFYPLPNLEEVASNTADVCPPEFINTFEESFPNIAPLDHLNQMTLKAPDLNTHFSADTFCDIFYPDVVNTKVTSVTLPCGQGNGGNSLAEIPNKPIFTPMELQDLSPGDTFDRDNKPEIMTECPDSDSGVSVEASSYSSSPEKSMYGDRSFGGYSDSDMDEMDSNPGSAQSDYSEMFSLSFQPDGLQTPLSVLPQQRDKEPKHGKTEPDDETGHSESPFTKDKKRRRSEKRLSRDEQRAKALQIPFTVDMIIDLPVDDFNEMMSKHQLNEAQLALVRDIRRRGKNKVAAQNCRKRKMENITELEYDLDSLKEEKERLQTEKTKNDSSLRKMKQQLNTLYLEVFRLLRDEEGKPYSPLEYSLQQTTDGTVFLVPRIKKTLSKKKDS, from the exons ATGATGGAAATTGAGATGCCTAAAATTCATCCTAGTCAACAG GACATAGACCTGATCGACATCTTGTGGAGGCAGGACATAGATCTGGGTGCGGGGCGCGAGGTGTTTGACTACTGCCAGCGTCAGAAGGAGCACGAGCTgcagcagcagagggagcaggaggaggacaagaggctgcagcagcagagggagcaggagaAGGCCCTGCTTGCTCAGCTGCAGCTGGATGAGGAGACGGGGGAGTTTGTGCCCCGCCTTGCGACCAGCGGACAGCCACTGCAGACGGCTACCTCCGCCGCACCCTCTCAAGTCATACAG GATGTCAGCTTCACTGTAGATGGGGATGCCATGTCATTTGATGAATGTATGCAACTGCTGGCAGAGACATTTCCTTTGGTAGAGGCAACTGAG ACTACCTCTTCCTGTCTGGATGCCGCCGTAGCTCTAGCACCCAACAGCAGTCACATCATGATGAAATCTGATCCGCCAGCTTTGACCCAGCTGCCCCTACTCCCAGCCCCACTGCCCTCACAAAGGACCTCCCCAGATTTGGAACAGGCCTGGATGGAACTTTTGTCCCTCCCTGAGCTGCAG CAATGTCTGAATATGCAAATGGAGGACACACGGGAGCTGACCGGAGGATATCTGCCCACTAACACCACCCCTGAGGTGCAGGATCCAAACTACAGCTTCTACCCATTGCCCAACCTGGAAGAGGTGGCGTCAAACACAGCAGATGTCTGCCCACCTGAATTCATCAACACCTTTGAGGAGAGCTTTCCCAACATCGCTCCACTGGACCATCTCAATCAGATGACCCTGAAGGCTCCAGACCTCAATACTCATTTCAGTGCAGACACTTTCTGTGACATATTTTACCCAGACGTTGTCAACACAAAAGTGACCAGTGTCACCTTGCCTTGTGGCCAAGGAAATGGAGGTAACTCATTGGCAGAAATACCAAACAAGCCTATTTTTACACCAATGGAATTACAGGACCTTTCTCCTGGAGATACATTTGACAGAGACAACAAACCTGAGATAATGACAGAATGTCCAGATTCTGATTCAGGTGTTTCTGTGGAGGCAAGCTCATACTCTAGCTCTCCTGAAAAATCCATGTATGGAGACCGCTCCTTTGGTGGCTACAGCGATTCAGACATGGATGAGATGGACAGTAACCCAGGGAGTGCACAGTCTGACTACTCCGAGATGTTCTCACTGTCTTTCCAACCAGATGGCCTGCAGACACCTCTTTCTGTGTTACCTCAGCAGCGGGACAAAGAGCCCAAACATGGCAAGACTGAGCCAGATGACGAGACTGGCCACAGTGAATCCCCCTTCACCAAAGACAAGAAGAGGAGGCGCTCCGAGAAGCGTCTCTCTAGAGACGAGCAGCGAGCCAAGGCCCTCCAGATCCCCTTCACCGTGGACATGATCATCGACCTGCCCGTGGATGACTTCAACGAGATGATGTCCAAGCACCAGCTCAACGAGGCCCAGCTGGCCCTGGTCAGAGACATCCGCCGGCGGGGCAAGAACAAGGTGGCTGCCCAGAACTGCCGCAAGCGCAAGATGGAGAACATCACGGAGCTGGAATATGACCTGGACTCgctgaaggaggagaaggagcgaCTGCAGACAGAGAAGACCAAGAATGACAGCAGCCTGCGGAAGATGAAGCAGCAGCTCAACACCTTGTACCTGGAGGTGTTCCGTCTGCTGAGGGACGAGGAGGGGAAGCCCTATTCTCCGTTGGAGTACTCCCTCCAGCAGACCACCGATGGCACAGTCTTCCTCGTCCCCCGCATTAAAAAGACACTTAGCAAGAAAAAGGACAGCTAG